In one Streptomyces sp. NBC_00597 genomic region, the following are encoded:
- a CDS encoding alpha/beta hydrolase: protein MTAKRRTPVVFIHGLWLHSTSWEGWADTFGDAGYEPVLPEWPGVPDTVAEARRRPDDQAGVGLVEISDAHARVIRALPVRPVLVGHSVGGFIAQHLLGQGLAEAAVAICPGQIKGVKAIAPAQARSTFAVLRDPGNTRRSVALNREQFRYGFANAVSEEESEELYDEWTIPSTARPLFQLALGNFTPHSPAEVDTGNETRGPLLLLSGRLDHTVPDLLTRSTYKQYSHSHATTEYQCFEDRGHSLIVDHGWPDLARASLSWLDSHTAQAQAA, encoded by the coding sequence ATGACCGCAAAGCGCCGCACGCCCGTGGTGTTCATCCACGGCCTCTGGCTGCATTCCACGAGCTGGGAGGGCTGGGCCGACACCTTCGGCGACGCCGGGTACGAGCCCGTCCTGCCGGAGTGGCCCGGGGTCCCCGACACCGTCGCCGAGGCCCGCCGCCGGCCCGACGACCAGGCGGGGGTCGGGCTCGTCGAGATCTCGGACGCGCACGCCAGGGTGATCCGGGCCCTGCCCGTCCGTCCGGTCCTCGTGGGGCACTCGGTCGGCGGGTTCATCGCCCAGCACCTGCTCGGCCAGGGTCTCGCCGAGGCCGCGGTGGCCATCTGCCCGGGGCAGATCAAGGGCGTCAAGGCGATCGCCCCGGCGCAGGCCAGGTCGACGTTCGCCGTCCTGCGCGATCCCGGCAACACCCGGCGGTCCGTGGCGCTGAACCGCGAGCAGTTCCGCTACGGCTTCGCCAACGCCGTGTCCGAGGAGGAGTCCGAAGAGCTGTACGACGAGTGGACGATCCCGAGCACCGCCCGCCCGCTGTTCCAGCTGGCGCTCGGCAATTTCACCCCGCACTCCCCGGCCGAGGTCGACACCGGGAACGAGACCCGCGGCCCGCTGCTCCTGCTGTCCGGCAGGCTCGACCACACCGTCCCGGACCTGCTGACCCGCTCGACCTACAAGCAGTACAGTCACTCGCACGCGACCACCGAGTACCAGTGCTTCGAGGACCGAGGCCACTCCCTGATCGTCGACCACGGCTGGCCCGATCTGGCCCGCGCCTCGCTGTCCTGGCTGGACTCCCACACCGCGCAGGCCCAAGCCGCCTGA
- a CDS encoding trypsin-like peptidase domain-containing protein, producing MHLRRQADRARTRLAAARILLALAAMAALVSVDLPDAAAVPPLGVTVQAGSDAAANRVGALFADTLDGGHFCTAAVVHSDDRDVIATAAHCLDNPDSTVFAPGYRDGKAPYGTWKLTGTYVAPEWTDGRDPDQDIAFATVVPADGGTRRIEDTVGGFPVATEQPDDVTVTILGYPSTDEVPLRCANATGLFSQTQRRIDCPDLAGGTSGSPWLADGALTGVLGGYEDGGMVPEVSYSAVMGDQALELYREAAVSAG from the coding sequence ATGCACCTCCGACGACAGGCCGACCGAGCCCGCACCCGGCTGGCGGCGGCCCGGATCCTGCTGGCGCTGGCCGCGATGGCCGCCCTGGTCAGCGTGGACCTGCCCGACGCCGCGGCCGTGCCGCCGCTCGGGGTGACCGTCCAGGCCGGATCCGACGCGGCGGCGAACCGGGTGGGCGCCCTGTTCGCCGACACCCTCGACGGCGGGCACTTCTGCACTGCGGCCGTGGTGCACAGCGACGACCGCGATGTGATCGCGACCGCCGCGCACTGCCTGGACAATCCGGACAGCACGGTGTTCGCGCCGGGCTACCGCGACGGCAAGGCCCCGTACGGCACGTGGAAGCTGACCGGCACGTACGTCGCCCCGGAGTGGACGGACGGCCGGGACCCCGACCAGGACATCGCCTTCGCGACTGTCGTCCCGGCGGACGGCGGCACCCGGCGCATCGAGGACACGGTGGGCGGCTTCCCGGTGGCGACCGAGCAGCCGGACGACGTGACGGTGACGATCCTCGGCTACCCCAGCACCGACGAGGTCCCGCTGCGCTGCGCCAACGCCACGGGCTTGTTCTCGCAGACGCAGCGGCGGATCGACTGCCCGGACCTCGCAGGCGGCACGAGCGGCAGCCCCTGGCTCGCGGACGGCGCCCTGACCGGCGTCCTCGGCGGCTACGAGGACGGCGGCATGGTCCCGGAGGTCTCGTACAGCGCGGTGATGGGCGACCAGGCCCTGGAGCTCTACCGCGAGGCGGCGGTCTCCGCAGGCTGA
- a CDS encoding NUDIX domain-containing protein, producing MTTPDFIRQIRASAGNQLLLLPGVTAIVFDDRGRVLLGRRSDTGRWSVVGGIAEPGEQPAVTAVREVYEETAVHCVPERVVLVQMLEPITYPNGDVCQFQDITFRCRATGGEARANDSESLEVAWFEVDALPPLEPFAVDRIHRAQGNDPTWFAPVPGLPEGQRLG from the coding sequence ATGACCACACCTGATTTCATCCGCCAGATCCGCGCCTCCGCCGGGAACCAGCTGCTCCTGCTGCCCGGGGTGACCGCCATCGTCTTCGACGACCGGGGGCGCGTACTGCTCGGCCGGCGCTCCGACACCGGCCGCTGGTCCGTGGTCGGCGGGATCGCGGAGCCGGGGGAGCAGCCCGCCGTGACGGCGGTGCGCGAGGTGTACGAGGAGACGGCGGTGCACTGCGTGCCGGAGCGGGTGGTGCTGGTGCAGATGCTCGAACCGATCACCTACCCGAACGGCGACGTCTGCCAGTTCCAGGACATCACCTTCCGCTGCCGGGCCACCGGCGGAGAGGCCCGGGCCAACGACAGCGAGTCGCTGGAGGTGGCCTGGTTCGAGGTGGACGCCCTGCCCCCGCTGGAGCCCTTCGCGGTGGACCGCATCCACCGCGCCCAAGGCAACGACCCGACCTGGTTCGCACCCGTGCCCGGGCTCCCGGAGGGGCAGCGCCTCGGCTGA
- the lnt gene encoding apolipoprotein N-acyltransferase: MSSSITAEPGRAAEAEAGIEAAASPWKRWAASWPLRAALAAGSGALLYLSFPPRPLWWLAPFALAVLGGCLRGRRARAGFGLGLLHGLGFLLPLLVWTSEGVGPVPWLALVTLEALLIGLTCLGITLVSRLPAWPLWGAAVWIAGEALRARAPFGGFPWGKLAFGQADGIFLPLAALGGTPLLSFAVALCGFGLYEALRVALGHPRRAAAALAALAVATPIGAALAARPLVSDAPEKGTAVAAVVQGNVPRAGFDFNAQRRAVLDNHANRTLQLAADVSAGRVTAPDFVVWPENSSDIDPYIEPDAYAVIDEAVKTIGVPVAIGSVLVPETGPLRNTMILWDPVKGPVDTYDKRKIQPFGERIPMRSFVRLFSSDVDRVQRDFGPGKKPGVFDMAGSRVGMVTCYEAAFDDAVRSTVRAGAQVIAVPSNNATFGRSQMTYQQLAMDRVRAVEHSRTVLVPVTSGVSAVIRPDGEIVQETKMFTADALVAEIPLRSTQTPATRFGPLPEYALLLVAAGGLGWTLARRIRARRTS, from the coding sequence ATGAGCAGCAGCATCACCGCAGAGCCCGGCCGCGCCGCGGAGGCGGAAGCCGGAATCGAAGCCGCCGCATCGCCGTGGAAGCGGTGGGCGGCCTCCTGGCCGCTGCGCGCCGCCCTCGCGGCCGGCTCCGGCGCCCTGCTCTACCTGAGCTTCCCTCCCCGCCCGCTGTGGTGGCTGGCCCCCTTCGCCCTCGCCGTGCTCGGCGGCTGCCTCCGCGGCCGCCGCGCCCGCGCCGGCTTCGGCCTCGGGCTCTTGCACGGCCTCGGCTTCCTGCTGCCGCTGCTCGTCTGGACCAGCGAGGGAGTCGGCCCGGTCCCCTGGCTCGCCCTCGTCACCCTCGAAGCCCTCCTGATCGGCCTCACCTGCCTCGGGATCACCCTCGTCAGCAGGCTCCCCGCCTGGCCCCTGTGGGGCGCGGCCGTCTGGATCGCGGGCGAGGCACTGCGCGCCCGGGCCCCCTTCGGCGGCTTCCCCTGGGGGAAGCTCGCCTTCGGCCAGGCCGACGGGATCTTCCTGCCGCTCGCCGCCCTCGGCGGCACCCCGCTGCTGTCCTTCGCCGTCGCCCTCTGCGGATTCGGGCTGTACGAGGCCCTGCGCGTGGCCCTGGGCCACCCCCGCCGGGCCGCCGCGGCCCTCGCCGCGCTCGCCGTCGCCACCCCGATCGGCGCGGCGCTCGCAGCCCGACCGCTCGTGTCCGACGCCCCCGAGAAGGGCACCGCCGTGGCCGCCGTCGTCCAGGGCAACGTCCCGCGAGCCGGTTTCGACTTCAACGCCCAGCGCCGCGCGGTCCTCGACAACCACGCCAACCGCACGCTCCAGCTCGCCGCGGACGTCAGCGCCGGACGGGTCACCGCGCCCGACTTCGTGGTCTGGCCGGAGAACTCCTCCGACATCGACCCGTACATCGAGCCCGATGCGTACGCCGTCATCGACGAGGCGGTCAAGACCATCGGCGTCCCGGTCGCGATCGGCTCCGTACTGGTGCCGGAGACCGGCCCGCTGCGCAACACGATGATCCTGTGGGACCCGGTCAAGGGGCCCGTCGACACCTACGACAAGCGCAAGATCCAGCCCTTCGGCGAGCGCATCCCGATGCGGTCCTTCGTCCGGCTCTTCAGCTCGGACGTGGACCGGGTGCAGCGCGACTTCGGCCCCGGCAAGAAGCCGGGCGTCTTCGACATGGCGGGCAGCCGGGTCGGCATGGTCACCTGCTACGAGGCCGCCTTCGACGACGCGGTGCGCTCCACGGTCCGGGCGGGGGCGCAGGTGATCGCCGTGCCGAGCAACAACGCGACGTTCGGCCGCTCGCAGATGACCTACCAGCAGCTCGCGATGGACCGGGTGCGCGCGGTCGAACACAGCCGGACCGTGCTCGTCCCCGTCACCAGCGGTGTCAGCGCGGTGATCCGCCCCGACGGGGAGATCGTCCAGGAGACGAAGATGTTCACGGCGGACGCGCTCGTCGCCGAGATCCCGCTGCGCTCCACGCAGACCCCGGCCACCCGCTTCGGCCCGCTGCCCGAGTACGCGCTGCTCCTGGTCGCGGCGGGCGGCCTCGGCTGGACCCTCGCCCGCCGGATCCGGGCCCGCAGGACGTCCTGA
- a CDS encoding VOC family protein, with amino-acid sequence MSTHEADQRAVQTVPDRYRTAVVPHIMVADAPAALSFYRRAFDAVEDFRLDHPEGGVLHAEVRIAGATLMLGDVSEGPFSAPPALGGTSAALHVFVPDVDALVRTAVAEGAELLQPPTDQFHGDRTAILRDPFGHLWVFLTHLEDVSQDELEGRLAGG; translated from the coding sequence ATGAGCACTCACGAGGCAGACCAGCGCGCCGTACAGACCGTTCCCGATCGCTACCGCACCGCGGTGGTGCCGCACATCATGGTGGCCGACGCACCGGCCGCGCTCTCCTTCTACCGGCGGGCCTTCGACGCCGTCGAGGACTTCCGCCTCGATCACCCCGAAGGCGGGGTGTTGCACGCCGAGGTACGGATCGCCGGGGCCACTCTGATGCTCGGCGACGTCTCCGAAGGACCCTTCAGCGCCCCGCCCGCGCTGGGCGGCACCTCCGCCGCGCTGCACGTGTTCGTACCGGACGTGGACGCACTCGTACGGACGGCGGTGGCCGAGGGCGCCGAACTGCTCCAGCCGCCGACCGACCAGTTCCACGGCGACCGGACCGCCATCCTCCGGGACCCGTTCGGGCACCTGTGGGTGTTCCTGACCCACCTGGAGGACGTGTCCCAGGACGAGCTGGAGGGCCGGCTGGCGGGCGGGTGA